A genomic segment from Spinacia oleracea cultivar Varoflay chromosome 3, BTI_SOV_V1, whole genome shotgun sequence encodes:
- the LOC110797792 gene encoding MLP-like protein 31 — translation MSKTLGIKGKLEVEVDINCHGDIFHEIFSTRPHHISDMSPHIHACDVHDGEFGKPGSIINWDYTLDGKKCVAKELVEVVDEENKLVRFKIIEGDLLKEFKTFTLTVQVLPMGDITGVKWTAEFVTIDDKGHYPTKLIDFCIAVSKDIEAHHLKDDK, via the exons ATGTCAAAAACATTGGGAATAAAAGGGAAACtagaagttgaagttgatatcAATTGTCATGGTGATATCTTCCATGAAATATTTAGCACCAGGCCACACCATATCTCCGATATGTCACCACACATCCATGCTTGTGATGTGCACGATGGTGAATTCGGCAAGCCCGGCTCTATCATTAACTGGGATTATACCCTCG ATGGGAAAAAGTGTGTAGCGAAGGAGCTAGTGGAAGTGGTAGACGAGGAAAACAAGTTAGTAAGATTCAAAATCATCGAAGGAGATCTTCTGAAAGAGTTCAAGACCTTCACACTTACAGTACAAGTACTTCCAATGGGTGATATAACTGGAGTGAAATGGACTGCTGAATTTGTAACAATTGATGATAAAGGGCATTACCCTACCAAGTTAATCGACTTTTGCATTGCAGTCTCTAAAGATATCGAGGCCCATCACCTTAAAGACGACAAGTGA